In Halichondria panicea chromosome 17, odHalPani1.1, whole genome shotgun sequence, a single window of DNA contains:
- the LOC135351758 gene encoding uncharacterized protein LOC135351758 — protein sequence MFKKSPHYKKISQADSEDDEVLLYAAAPLNQDAQLSDDQSFGTGIYNRDLRLNLNSPDHLQAKEKATLRDRRHMIYSGLCCAALLVLLLGVALTVVVYAQVYLPQNLNTTSHTETPSEDPMCVKLPPPSPGGVNVCKGKNQPEDPTTKSLPSLPSKETEPVTPLSKTTSPTTLSRDTSAPFKETIPPRTTAGQSSFPTYPNSVPSEESVTTGRLTVESTEPSHQFAEDMLTETTTKNVDATQSVKLDSATTHSQHTSRSVDWTRDVFPAATELSLQLFDMNRDGIQDILTATVSDPCTCSLLALDGLTGITVWQKKVNFDVFSLRCILDANQDGVTDCIATGRFGGFISLSGVDGSIIWFVDSAITFPKYNFFFPLLVDDLDEDGVPDLINTHGGDPTYSPSEENRSPGSLVVVSGRTGGKLMDPVLMPDGGETYCSPVLFKMGDIDVVLFGSGGETLSGSLWGITLESIRTMVSKKKAELTQYKIETDDSFHPCFMDVESFRPTFNETFFDNKSPMSACPELSTHKLIPNMYDLCLYEIFRSTKKGILLPPLILDLNVDGIEDLLLTTFNGHVYAYDGMNMATLLWEAYNPGTESYSLPVPLFYNKDSYPDLIVRANLGEWDKGYKSSSFYLMDGRSGRTLWSLDSEHIAMNSGLSLAADTHGLDAMLFFSVGDKRARDRRHGDMQEPHDHETDMPLEPDNLWNSTPEDQFPDPDDDLEGFLHYCDHTMEELTVSVYLLTREMIEDGEVKPIMMERPFVFRGKIAANFSGDMKRHANIEFNYNTSMYSSGDGEAPEDFDPQYTVPPDVDPQNNGFPSNLNPQEMNGNSQFPPGFDPSKNLPSDFDPLQNPNQADFDPSKFPPDFDPSKFPPDFDPSQADFDPSKFPPGFDPSQADFDPSKFPPDFDPSQGRPPQPQDMNYDANNKKKFRCAHILVPTNDVATPTIGDVNGDGKLELSYIVGWETIPGSQEYLGGTTILKLRLRTFTIEDRFMEVFGKGKLDFSRFLPPDDQPWAKYMGKTGDSVYHPKHQLRKS from the exons ATGTTTAAGAAGTCCCCTCACTACAAGAAGATCTCACAGGCTGACTCTGAAGATGATGAGGTGCTCTTGTATGCAGCCGCCCCGCTCAATCAAGATGCTCAACTCTCCGACGATCAGTCATTCGGAACTGGGATATACAACCGCGACCTTCGACTGAACCTTAACTCCCCGGATCACCTCCAAGCTAAGGAAAAAGCCACGCTAAGAGACAGACGTCATATGATATATTCTGGTTTGTGTTGTGCCGCATTGCTGGTGCTCCTATTGGGTGTGGCTCTTACAGTGGTTGTGTATGCACAAGTCTATCTCCCACAAAATCTCAACACTACGTCTCATACTGAAACGCCGTCAGAAGATCCTATGTGTGTAAAACTACCCCCACCTTCACCAGGAGGGGTCAATGTCTGCAAGGGAAAGAATCAACCTGAAGACCCGACCACCAAAAGTCTACCTAGTTTGCCAAGTAAAGAAACTGAACCAGTAACACCATTGAGTAAAACGACAAGCCCAACCACACTATCGAGAGACACTTCAGCACCTTTTAAAGAAACTATACCTCCACGTACAACAGCTGGGCAATCGAGTTTTCCAACATATCCGAACAGTGTGCCAAGTGAAGAAAGTGTTACTACTGGTCGTTTAACAGTGGAGAGTACAGAACCATCTCATCAGTTTGCAGAAGACATGCTTACAGAAACTACTACTAAAAACGTTGACGCCACTCAATCAGTGAAGCTTGACTCTGCTACCACGCATTCGCAACACACCTCACGTAGTGTGGATTGGACACGAGATGTCTTTCCTGCAGCTACTGAGCTTTCCCTGCAATTGTTTGACATGAACAGAGATGGCATACAAGACATTCTCACTGCAACGGTATCTGACCCTTGTACTTGCTCTCTACTTGCACTAGATGGGCTCACTGGTATTACTGTGTGGCAGAAAAAAGTAAACTTTGACGTTTTCTCCCTTCGCTGCATCCTGGATGCAAATCAAGATGGTGTAACCGACTGTATCGCCACAGGACGTTTTGGTGGCTTTATCTCTCTGAGTGGGGTTGATGGATCTATTATCTGGTTTGTGGATTCTGCTATCACTTTCCCGAAATACAACTTTTTCTTCCCGTTACTAGTTGATGACCTGGATGAAGACGGTGTGCCCGACCTCATTAATACACATGGTGGAGATCCTACGTATTCACCCTCGGAGGAAAACAGATCACCTGGGTCCCTGGTGGTTGTGTCTGGTCGTACGGGGGGGAAGTTGATGGATCCTGTTTTAATGCCCGATGGTGGCGAGACATATTGCTCCCCTGTGCTGTTTAAAATGGGTGATATTGATGTGGTCTTGTTTGGGAGTGGTGGTGAGACATTGTCTGGTTCTCTGTGGGGTATCACGCTAGAAAGCATTCGCACTATGGTCAGCAAGAAAAAGGCCGAGCTAACTCAGTACAAGATAGAGACAGATGACTCATTTCATCCTTGCTTTATGGATGTCGAGAGTTTTAGACCGACCTTCAACGAAACATTCTTTGACAACAAATCCCCAATGTCAGCATGCCCAGAACTTTCTACCCACAAGCTCATCCCTAACATGTATGATCTGTGCCTATACGAAATATTCCGATCAACAAAAAAAGGCATTTTGCTTCCTCCCCTGATACTGGACCTTAATGTTGACGGTATTGAAGACTTGCTCCTTACGACCTTCAATGGTCATGTGTACGCATACGATGGAATGAATATGGCTACTCTGCTTTGGGAGGCATACAATCCTGGCACCGAGTCTTACAG cctcccagtgccCCTGTTCTACAACAAGGACTCTTATCCAGACCTGATAGTCAGAGCTAACTTGGGGGAGTGGGATAAAGGCTATAAATCCTCCTCGTTCTACCTAATGGACGGTCGCTCTGGCCGCACCCTGTGGTCACTAGACTCTGAACACATCGCTATGAACTCTGGACTCAGTTTAGCAGCAGATACTCACGGTCTGGATGCTATGTTGTTCTTTTCTGTAGGGGACAAGAGAGCTAGAGATCGTCGTCATGGTGATATGCAAGAACCACATGATCATGAGACTGATATGCCCCTTGAACCAGATAATCTTTGGAATTCGACCCCTGAGGACCAATTCCCGGACCCTGACGATGATCTGGAGGGTTTCCTACACTACTGTGACCACACAATGGAGGAACTGACTGTCAGTGTGTACCTGCTCACCAGGGAGATGATAGAAGACGGAGAGGTCAAGCCAATAATGATGGAGAGGCCCTTTGTGTTCA gagGAAAAATAGCAGCTAACTTTTCCGGTGATATGAAGAGACACGCTAATATCGAATTTAACTACAACACAAGTATGTATTCATCTGGTGATGGAGAAGCTCCAGAGGACTTTGACCCCCAGTACACGGTGCCACCAGATGTTGACCCCCAGAATAATGGTTTCCCTTCAAATTTAAATCCTCAAGAGATGAATGGCAACAGCCAATTTCCCCCTGGGTTTGACCCAAGTAAGAATTTACCCTCTGACTTTGATCCCCTACAGAATCCGAACCAAGCTGATTTTGACCCGAGCAAGTTTCCTCCTGATTTCGATCCGAGCAAGTTTCCTCCTGATTTCGATCCGAGCCAAGCTGATTTTGATCCAAGCAAGTTTCCCCCTGGTTTTGATCCGAGCCAAGCTGATTTTGATCCGAGCAAGTTTCCTCCTGATTTCGATCCAAGCCAGGGCAGACCCCCGCAACCACAAGATATGAACTATGATGCTAACAACAAAAAGAAATTCCGCTGTGCCCACATTCTCGTGCCTACAAATGATGTGGCCACACCTACTATCGGAGACGTCAATGGTGATGGAAAACTGGAGCTATCTTACATAGTCGGCTGGGAGACAATTCCAGGTAGCCAGGAATACTTGGGGGGTACGACTATTCTAAAGTTGAGACTAAGGACTTTCACTATAGAGGACCGCTTCATGGAGGTGTTTGGAAAAGGGAAGCTGGACTTTAGTCGATTTCTTCCACCTGACGACCAACCCTGGGCCAAGTATATGGGCAAAACGGGAGACAGTGTGTATCACCCCAAGCACCAGCTGAGAAAAAGCTGA
- the LOC135351768 gene encoding protein disulfide-isomerase 2-like, translating into MRSVLVLIALALTACVYAEVTEEENVLVLTTDNFEEVIEATDYVLVEFYAPWCGHCKSLAPEYAKAATTLKDEGSEIKLGKVDATEESDLAQQFGVKGYPTLKFFKNGKESDYSGGRTGIEIVNWLKKRTGPPAVVLESIEAANEFKDKDDVAVIGFFESQESDNAKAYLNAADTQDSINFGIVTSKDVAEGLEAVLDSIVLFKSFDEGRVTFSGEFNAEDIVTFVLTEQLPLVTKFSDETAPKIFGGAQQSHLLSFIDGDSEDFDTVMAGLRDVAKTFKGQVLFVHIDMSEDSALRVAEFFNIDADDVPTCRLINLEADMKKFVPEFEGIDMEKLGPWIQTYLDGELKAHLNSEDVPEDWNEDPVKVLVGKNFHEVVFDETKDVFVEFYAPWCGHCKQLAPIWDDLADHFKDDENIVIAKMDSTKNEVEDIQVQGFPTLKFIRSGTNEVMDYNGGRTLDDLIEFVEKTVAGEEVGTGEEEEEEDTTEEPAEEVKKDEL; encoded by the exons ATGAGATCTGTACTTGTTTTAATAGCCCTGGCCTTGACTGCTTGTGTGTATGCAGAGGTGACAGAAGAAGAAAACGTTTTGGTCCTGACAACAGACAATTTTGAAGAAGTGATAGAGGCTACAGATTATGTCCTAGTGGAATTCT ATGCCCCCTGGTGTGGACACTGCAAGTCTCTGGCTCCTGAATATGCCAAGGCTGCCACCACTCTAAAGGACGAAGGCTCTGAAATCAAGCTAGGCAAGGTGGACGCCACTGAAGAGAGTGATCTGGCACAGCAGTTCGGAGTGAAGGGCTACCCCACACTCAAGTTCTTTAAGAATGGCAAAGAATCAGATTACTCAG GTGGTCGCACTGGTATCGAGATTGTCAACTGGCTCAAAAAACGCACCGGACCTCCAGCCGTCGTCCTTGAATCCATCGAAGCCGCTAACGAGTTTAAAGATAAAGACGATGTTGCTGTTATTGGATTTTTCGAGAGCCAGGAGTCCGACAACGCAAAGGCCTACCTCAATGCAGCTGATACCCAAGACAGCATTAACTTTGGTATTGTGACCAGCAAAGATGTAGCCGAAGGCCTTGAGGCAGTACTTGACAGCATTGTGTTGTTCAAGTCTTTTGACGAGGGACGCGTGACCTTCTCTGGAGAATTCAACGCTGAGGATATTGTGACATTCGTTCTCACCGAGCAGTTGCCCCTGGTTACCAAATTCAGTGATGAG ACTGCTCCTAAAATCTTTGGAGGAGCCCAACAGTCTCACCTGCTCAGCTTCATCGATGGTGATAGTGAAGACTTCGACACTGTCATGGCTGGACTCAGAGACGTAGCTAAAACATTCAAGGGCCAG GTGCTCTTTGTTCACATTGACATGTCAGAAGACTCTGCTCTGAGAGTGGCTGAATTCTTTAACATTGATGCGGACGATGTTCCCACCTGTCGCCTTATCAATCTTGAGGCAGACATGAAGAAGTTTGTGCCAGAATTTGAGGGTATCGATATGGAGAAGTTAGGACCATGGATTCAAACCTACCTGGATGGAGAGCTCAAA GCACACTTAAACAGTGAGGACGTTCCTGAAGACTGGAATGAAGACCCAGTTAAGGTGCTGGTCGGCAAAAACTTTCATGAGGTGGTCTTCGATGAAACCAAGGATGTCTTTGTGGAATTCT ATGCCCCATGGTGTGGACACTGCAAGCAGCTGGCTCCAATCTGGGATGATCTTGCTGATCATTTTAAGGATGACGAGAATATCGTCATTGCCAAGATGGATTCGACAAAGAACGAAGTTGAGGATATTCAAGTACAGGGATTCCCTACCCTCAAGTTCATCAGGAGTGGTACCAATGAG GTCATGGACTACAATGGTGGACGAACTCTGGACGATCTGATTGAGTTTGTGGAGAAGACCGTCGCGGGAGAAGAGGTAGGAACTGGAGAAGAGGAAGAGGAGGAAGATACTACCGAAGAGCCTGCAGAGGAAGTCAAGAAAGATGAACTCTGA
- the LOC135351764 gene encoding FAD-dependent oxidoreductase domain-containing protein 2-like gives MCSFVCTLLLLTCSLTVAVWAEEEHSTQFCVIGAGPGGLQLGYFLERAGRDYVIFEKNTTAGSFYLHYPRHRTLISINKRFTGGTNSEFNFRHDWNSLISDDESLLMKHYTKDYFPKADVYVKYLQDFASKLNLNIQYETEIVDVSRPNKSQVFHLTDQNNVVHHCQVVVASTGIWVPNIPEDINGIEHTVGYEDMSLDLDDYENKVVLIIGRGNAGFETADYIVGQTAYIHMMGRSRVKLAYQTHYVGDLRAVNAEQVDTYQLKSLDGQFEGNLKGRHGRIAKDSNGRLHLIHPGDEGGDEGSVEELITRNVFKNPYDIIIRCLGFKFDFSIYNSSLGLQYSYAGHKKYPRIHSNYQAVGIPNFFIAGTSSHSLDFKKSAGGFIHGFRYTVKALFNHLEWLYSGVPWPSVTLPASQLLEHLIRRINEASAPYQMFGVLGDVALIRNDGTVVYLEEVPIKAMPIFRELTGHEIQSFILWNFEYGKNYSGPGYDVLRENRVEGDPIRADRSNFLHPVLYYYSSPPPIGKKWTLGEIPAPDLYHHLVEDFLTDWTNRQDHILLLRRFIEGALNTDLRSFFAESCFEMMLNFGDNVPPYCKDQYLKGSGISASDGFVEFGPIESFEESVVSAPIL, from the exons ATGTGCTCCTTCGTATGTACTCTGTTGCTGCTCACCTGCAGTCTCACTGTAGCTGTGTGGGCAGAGGAAGAGCATTCTACTCAATTCTGTGTGATTGGAGCTGGACCTGGGG GGCTGCAGCTGGGATATTTTCTGGAGAGAGCTGGTCGTGATTATGTGATCTTTGAAAAAAACACTACAGCAG GGAGCTTTTATCTCCATTATCCAAGGCACAGAACTCTCATCTCCATCAACAAGAGATTTACAG GTGGCACAAACAGTGAGTTCAATTTCCGCCACGACTGGAACTCTCTCATCAGTGATGACGAGAGCCTGCTGATGAAGCACTACACAAAAGACTACTTCCCCAAAGCTGATGTTTAT GTTAAATACTTACAAGATTTTGCAAGCAAACTCAACCTGAACATCCAGTACGAAACTGAAATTGTGGATGTGAGTCGACCTAACAAGAGCCAGGTGTTTCATTTGACAGATCAAAATAATGTGGTCCACCATTGTCAGGTCGTAGTTGCAAG CACGGGCATATGGGTGCCCAATATCCCTGAAGATATAAATGGCATTGAGCACACAGTG GGCTACGAGGACATGTCGCTAGACCTTGATGACTATGAGAACAAGGTAGTACTCATTATTGGGCGAG GCAATGCTGGGTTTGAAACTGCTGACTATATTGTGGGACAGACTGCCTACATCCACATGATGGGACG ATCACGAGTTAAACTAGCGTACCAGACTCACTATGTGGGGGATCTGAG GGCCGTGAATGCTGAGCAAGTGGACACATACCAACTGAAGTCACTAGATGGACAATTTG AGGGCAACCTCAAGGGTCGCCATGGACGCATAGCCAAGGACAGCAATGGCAGGTTGCATCTCATTCATCCTGGAGACGAAGGTGGTGACGAGGGCTCCGTTGAAGAACTAA TCACCAGGAACGTGTTCAAGAATCCATACGACATTATTATCCGTTGCCTGGGTTTCAAG TTTGACTTCTCAATTTACAACTCATCACTGGGTCTACAATACTCCTATGCTGGCCACAAAAAGTATCCACGCATCCATAGCAACTACCAAGCTGTTGGCATCCCTAACTTCTTTATAG CTGGCACGTCGTCTCACTCCCTAGATTTCAAGAAATCTGCTGGTGGATTCATCCATGGATTCAGATACACAG TGAAAGCCTTGTTCAACCACCTGGAATGGCTGTATAGTGGAGTGCCCTGGCCATCAGTCACCCTACCTGCCTCACAGCTCCTGGAACACCTCATACGCAGGATCAACGAGGCATCG GCTCCATATCAGATGTTTGGGGTGCTAGGAGATGTGGCTCTCATCA GAAACGATGGTACTGTTGTGTACTTGGAAGAGGTACCCATCAAAGCCATGCCCATTTTTAGAG AGTTGACTGGGCATGAAATTCAGAGCTTTATTCTATGGAACTTTGAGTATGGAAAGAACTACTCTGGACCTGG ATATGACGTTCTAAGAGAGAACCGAGTGGAGGGCGACCCAATCCGTGCTGACAGGAGTAACTTTCTCCACCCAGTACTATATTACTACTCCAGCCCACCTCCAATCG GTAAGAAGTGGACTTTGGGGGAAATCCCTGCCCCCGATCTATACCACCACCTGGTGGAGGACTTCCTCACAGATTGGACCAATAGACAGGACCACATTCTCCTCCTACGCAGGTTTATTGAAGGGGCACTCAACACCGACCTGAGATCTTTCTTTGCCGAGTCCTGTTTTGAG atgaTGCTCAATTTTGGAGACAATGTGCCTCCATATTGCAAAGACCAGTATTTGAAAG gttctgGAATCTCTGCATCTGATGGGTTTGTTGAGTTTGGTCCTATTGAATCATTCGAGGAGTCAGTTGTCAGTGCACCCATTCTCTGA
- the LOC135351767 gene encoding meiosis-specific with OB domain-containing protein-like, with protein sequence MTCTQHLHCHLQYNMANFSGGFRAQRKASYNAASTQKTGHNPSGNTRGEDGQETRVAIRDVTPHEANTVLVGIVITKQRVHTFPDKRNPGSMRCKFTFTLRDSPADYINATYWGSEDHLRQLHSSFKICDVVEVQNCQVSSKITSGDPQNDKWSPWTPSQYQVNISETYSNLSLYSGWDYTEFTALAHVPLRPPSDYHTLSDILSNGPSMDGSHINILAIVKHVCAVREMTSKNGKPLRKCDIHLMDEGCSHFQLVMWDDEMIELAQSWTPRENIIFAVDVKVSNDSYCKCMLATCDQKTIVITNPDSGEAHQLYQYAQTVESDLFKEPAGEDKRTSFTEDANDNISSISQVYTVEELKNEMSTRVGDDSCFTGILFAYLTTLNIDQGLGSVLYHRCTKCSFRVGLDSSLCLNKACSLSSPMAEGSFSSDVHYNMLVSLTDCTGTVDSVLLTGQAAYSLLTCSPAEMLTKNERTRTEIKTGLVLEKFKVYFKCLCSQKKSSVRILSMCMVDSREVTLA encoded by the exons atgacttgcacacaGCACCTGCACTGTCATCTGCAATATAATATGGCTAACTTCAGTGGTGGATTTAGAGCTCAGCGTAAAGCGAGTTATAATGCAGCTAGCACCCAAAAAACTGGCCACAATCCCTCAGGCAACACAAGGGGGGAAGATGGTCAGGAGACAAGAGTAGCCATTAGGGATGTGACTCCCCATGAAGCCAACACT GTTCTTGTTGGAATAGTCATCACTAAGCAGAGGGTCCACACATTTCCTGATAAGAGAA ACCCAGGCAGCATGAGATGCAAGTTTACTTTCACCCTGAGGGACTCTCCTGCTGACTACATTAATGCCACCTACTGGGGCTCGGAGGATCATTTGAGACAGTTGCACTCTTCCTTCAAGATTTGTGACGTAG TCGAGGTGCAGAACTGTCAAGTATCCAGCAAAATTACGAGTGGAGACCCACAAAATGACAAGTGGAGCCCATGGACCCCTAG tcAGTACCAGGTGAACATCAGTGAGACGTACTCAAACCTCTCCCTGTACAGTGGCTGGGATTACACAGAGTTCACAGCCCTGGCTCACGTACCTCTGAGACCACCCTCCGACTACCACACCCTCTCAGACATCCTTAGCAATGGTCCAAGTATGGATGGCTCTCACATCAATATTCTGGCCATTGTAAAGCAC GTGTGTGCTGTACGAGAGATGACTTCTAAGAATGGGAAGCCACTTAGAAAATGTGACATTCACCTCATGGATGAGGGCTGCTCACATTTCCAACTAGTCAT GTGGGATGATGAGATGATAGAGCTGGCTCAGTCATGGACACCAAGAGAGAACA TTATTTTTGCAGTTGATGTCAAAGTCAGCAATGACTCATATTGCAAGTGTATGTTGGCAACATGCGATCAGAAAACCATTGTCATTACAAATCCAG ACTCTGGTGAGGCCCACCAGCTCTACCAGTATGCTCAGACTGTGGAGTCAGACCTCTTCAAAGAGCCGGCAGGAGAGGACAAGAGAACATCGTTTACAGAAGATGCCAATGATAATA TTTCCAGCATCAGCCAGGTGTACACAGTAGAGGAGCTAAAAAATGAGATGTCGACACGGGTGGGGGATGACTCGTGTTTCACTGGGATCTTGTTCGCCTACCTCACCACCCTCAACATTGATCAGGGCCTGGGCAGTGTGCTCTATCATCGCTG CACAAAGTGTAGCTTTAGGGTGGGGCTGGACTCAAGCCTGTGTCTCAACAAGGCCTGTTCCCTCAGTTCCCCTATGGCCGAGGGGTCTTTCTCCTCAGATGTACACTACAACATGCTGGTCTCTCTCACTGACTGCACTGGGACGGTAGACTCTGTGTTACTGACAGGACAGGCGGCCTACAGTCTACTGACATGCTCG CCTGCTGAGATGCTTACAAAGAATGAGCGAACCAGAACCGAGATTAAGACTGGACTTGTGCTGGAGAAATTCAAGGTTTATTTTAAG TGCCTGTGCTCACAAAAGAAGAGCTCAGTTCGAATCCTCTCCATGTGTATGGTAGACTCAAGAGAAGTCACCCTGGCATGA